One genomic window of Trichlorobacter lovleyi includes the following:
- the dnaA gene encoding chromosomal replication initiator protein DnaA, which yields MHAVWKQTATNLEKVISPQNYTNWIQPIQFSHADNQSLYLLVPNQFFKEWLEDNYVDLINSALSVTADKNMLVTFLIQEKEADNLPLEVIEAPQQKESISLKELDQAKETAPLNPLNPRYTFDQFVSGAGNQFAHAAAMAVSHNPAITYNPLFIYGGVGLGKSHLLNAVGHKILSDNNSTKICYCSAEKFMHEMVNCIKLNKMDEFRERFRSIDVLLIDDIQFITGKERTQVEFFHTFNALYESHKQIVITSDKFPREMPNLEDRLRSRFEWGLIADIQPPDLETKIAILKKKADTNRIQLPDDVAYFLASSDTRNIRELEGMLIRLGAYSSLQHIPITLTMAQNNLKDILVNKRKEITVELIQKTVADHFGLKVADLKSEKRLKAFVLARQVAVWLCRDMTTASYPDIGARFGGKDHSTVIHATKKIDKLLVEDPKLSKIINELKESIQQ from the coding sequence ATGCATGCGGTTTGGAAGCAGACCGCTACGAATCTCGAAAAAGTTATATCACCTCAGAACTACACAAACTGGATTCAACCGATTCAATTCAGCCATGCTGACAATCAATCACTGTACCTGCTTGTACCCAACCAGTTTTTTAAGGAGTGGCTCGAGGATAACTACGTTGACCTGATCAACAGTGCCCTGTCGGTGACTGCGGATAAGAATATGCTGGTGACGTTCCTGATTCAGGAAAAAGAGGCAGATAACCTGCCGCTGGAAGTTATAGAAGCCCCACAGCAGAAGGAAAGCATATCCTTAAAGGAGCTGGATCAAGCCAAAGAGACAGCACCACTCAACCCGCTCAACCCACGCTATACCTTTGACCAGTTTGTGAGTGGTGCCGGAAACCAGTTTGCCCACGCGGCTGCCATGGCTGTTTCTCATAATCCGGCCATAACCTATAATCCGCTATTCATTTACGGGGGGGTCGGACTGGGCAAAAGCCACCTGCTTAATGCGGTCGGACATAAAATACTGTCAGATAACAACAGCACCAAAATTTGCTACTGTTCTGCTGAAAAGTTTATGCATGAAATGGTAAACTGTATAAAACTTAACAAGATGGATGAATTTCGTGAGCGCTTCCGTTCAATAGATGTACTTCTGATTGATGACATTCAATTCATAACCGGCAAGGAACGCACCCAGGTTGAGTTTTTTCATACCTTTAACGCACTGTACGAATCCCATAAGCAAATTGTCATAACCTCTGATAAATTTCCGAGAGAAATGCCAAATTTGGAGGACCGTCTGCGTTCAAGATTTGAGTGGGGTCTGATTGCAGATATCCAACCACCTGATCTGGAAACAAAAATAGCAATTCTCAAAAAGAAGGCTGATACAAACAGAATACAGCTTCCAGATGATGTGGCCTATTTTCTTGCATCGAGCGACACCAGAAACATCAGGGAACTTGAAGGAATGCTGATACGCTTGGGTGCCTACAGCAGTCTGCAGCATATCCCGATCACCTTAACCATGGCCCAAAACAACCTGAAGGATATACTGGTTAACAAGAGAAAAGAGATAACGGTTGAATTGATTCAAAAGACGGTGGCGGACCACTTTGGACTCAAGGTGGCGGACCTTAAATCAGAAAAGCGGCTCAAGGCGTTTGTACTAGCCCGTCAGGTTGCAGTCTGGCTTTGCAGGGATATGACAACTGCCTCCTACCCGGATATCGGTGCGAGGTTTGGTGGAAAAGATCATTCCACTGTCATCCATGCAACAAAAAAGATCGACAAATTACTGGTTGAAGATCCTAAATTATCTAAGATCATTAATGAATTAAAAGAATCAATTCAACAGTAA
- the dnaN gene encoding DNA polymerase III subunit beta — MNFKIDRDTFLKALQKVQGIVEKRTSMPILSNILIEAQGDNLEIVATDLEVGLKGNYPAKVEKDGRITVGAKKLYEIVKELPNQEITFSTKENDWVEITCGKVRFNIVGLPSDEFPAVATVKDEQLLELEAALLRKMIEKTSYAICNDETKYNLNGIFTRVEQSEKGQCLKMVATDGHRLSIASAAFSGTANPELLKGVILPKKGIFEIKKITDEGDGLLQFGFVDSSAVIKKGDTTLVMRLVDGEFPDYTRVIPAANEQIVKAPREELIHAVRRMAILSSEKFKGIMLEIEGNAVKISSSNPELGDAMEELDVSYDGNPFSVRFNARYLLDVLMVCESQQVLMKFKNELSPSIVTPDSDDELLAVIMPMRL; from the coding sequence ATGAATTTCAAAATTGACAGAGATACCTTTCTTAAAGCGCTGCAAAAAGTACAGGGCATTGTCGAAAAGCGGACATCGATGCCAATCCTGTCGAATATCCTGATCGAGGCACAGGGGGACAATCTTGAAATTGTCGCCACTGATCTTGAGGTAGGCCTGAAAGGCAACTATCCAGCCAAGGTGGAAAAAGACGGACGGATTACCGTTGGTGCAAAAAAACTGTATGAAATTGTCAAGGAACTCCCAAATCAGGAAATTACGTTTTCAACCAAGGAAAACGACTGGGTAGAAATCACCTGCGGCAAAGTCAGATTCAATATTGTTGGATTGCCCTCAGATGAGTTTCCGGCGGTAGCTACGGTTAAAGATGAACAATTGTTGGAGCTTGAAGCAGCCTTGTTAAGAAAGATGATTGAAAAAACATCCTATGCAATCTGTAACGATGAAACCAAATACAATCTCAACGGCATCTTCACCAGGGTCGAGCAGTCTGAAAAAGGTCAGTGCCTGAAGATGGTTGCCACTGATGGCCACCGGTTGTCTATTGCCTCCGCTGCCTTCAGCGGTACGGCAAATCCCGAACTGTTGAAGGGGGTTATACTTCCCAAAAAAGGTATCTTTGAGATTAAGAAGATTACCGACGAAGGTGACGGGCTCCTGCAATTCGGCTTTGTTGACAGCAGTGCCGTGATCAAAAAAGGAGACACAACGCTGGTCATGCGGCTGGTGGACGGAGAATTCCCTGATTACACCAGGGTCATACCGGCTGCAAACGAACAGATTGTAAAGGCACCGCGAGAAGAATTGATCCATGCCGTGCGACGGATGGCTATCCTGTCCAGTGAGAAATTCAAGGGAATCATGTTGGAGATTGAGGGGAATGCGGTCAAGATCTCATCGAGCAATCCGGAGCTCGGAGATGCCATGGAAGAGCTTGATGTAAGCTACGATGGAAACCCGTTCTCAGTTCGATTTAATGCCCGTTACCTGCTGGATGTATTGATGGTTTGTGAAAGCCAGCAGGTGTTGATGAAATTTAAAAACGAACTCTCGCCGTCAATTGTGACTCCTGATTCAGATGATGAACTTTTAGCGGTTATCATGCCAATGAGGCTCTAG
- the recF gene encoding DNA replication/repair protein RecF (All proteins in this family for which functions are known are DNA-binding proteins that assist the filamentation of RecA onto DNA for the initiation of recombination or recombinational repair.) — protein sequence MKQVWLEQYRNIQKACIQPARHLTVLYGRNGQGKTNFLESVYLLGNARPFRAAKVPDLINHGSRSAAVRGLVLAAGVESTIVLHVENSTRRVTIDDKAVHRAADLHGKLAVVVFSPDDTAMVKLGPETRRRYLDRSLYASDAAFLADYHNYYRILKQRNALLKTNQQEGLDLWTEQLATAGIRLMQHRRRYTDRLNQLLQQKYQQIAGEREKVAVAYQPDVTWAAEDNGAEVLLNLLTSQYEQDLRYKSTGRGPHRDDLLFSIGGRPLKGFGSQGQQRSFVLALKMAELDHLQETFGEMPLLLLDDIASELDRERMTNLLGYVRQREVQVLITTTDVTPFLPVLQQDSKLFRVEEGRLTYEGNGTP from the coding sequence TTGAAGCAAGTATGGCTTGAACAGTACCGTAATATTCAAAAAGCCTGTATTCAGCCGGCACGACACCTGACCGTCCTGTATGGCAGAAATGGGCAGGGTAAAACCAATTTTCTGGAGTCTGTGTACCTGCTTGGGAATGCGCGACCTTTTCGAGCTGCCAAGGTTCCTGATCTGATCAACCATGGCAGCCGGTCAGCAGCAGTGCGTGGGTTGGTACTGGCAGCAGGCGTTGAAAGTACCATTGTACTCCATGTTGAAAACAGCACCCGCCGGGTAACGATTGATGATAAGGCGGTGCATCGGGCAGCTGATCTGCATGGAAAGCTGGCGGTTGTTGTCTTTTCACCCGATGATACAGCCATGGTCAAGTTGGGACCGGAAACCAGGCGGCGCTATCTTGATCGTTCACTCTATGCCAGTGATGCTGCTTTTCTGGCGGATTACCACAATTACTACCGCATCCTCAAGCAACGTAATGCGCTGCTTAAAACCAATCAGCAGGAGGGGCTTGATCTCTGGACTGAACAGCTGGCAACGGCCGGTATCAGGCTCATGCAGCATCGCCGGCGCTACACAGACCGGCTCAATCAGCTGTTGCAACAGAAGTATCAGCAGATAGCAGGAGAACGGGAAAAGGTGGCTGTTGCCTACCAGCCTGACGTGACCTGGGCAGCTGAGGACAACGGGGCAGAAGTCCTGTTGAATCTACTTACAAGCCAGTATGAGCAGGATCTGCGTTATAAGAGCACCGGTCGGGGTCCCCACCGTGATGACCTGCTGTTTTCGATTGGAGGCCGTCCCCTGAAAGGCTTTGGCTCACAGGGACAGCAGCGCAGCTTTGTGCTGGCCCTGAAAATGGCAGAACTTGACCATCTTCAGGAAACCTTTGGCGAGATGCCATTGTTGCTACTCGATGATATCGCTTCTGAACTGGACCGGGAGCGGATGACGAACCTGCTGGGCTATGTACGGCAGCGGGAGGTCCAGGTGCTGATAACAACAACCGACGTAACTCCCTTTCTTCCGGTGCTGCAGCAGGACAGCAAGCTATTCCGGGTTGAAGAAGGCAGACTGACGTACGAAGGAAACGGAACACCATGA
- the gyrB gene encoding DNA topoisomerase (ATP-hydrolyzing) subunit B codes for MSEFEQNGTAASNEYGAGSIKVLEGLSAVRKRPAMYIGSTASAGLHHLVYEIVDNSIDEALAGHCNDVSVTINTDGSITVVDNGRGIPTDMHPTEGRSAAEVVLTVLHAGGKFDNDSYKVSGGLHGVGVSVVNALSKWLDLEIRRDGKIWRQTYHRGEPQSPLEVTGTTRRRGTKITFMPDEEIFETTEYSFDVLSQRLRELAFLNAGVRIKINDERADGKSHDFFYEGGINSFVEYLNRAKTPLHQKPIYFKGEKGGVEMEVSMQYNDTYDEKIFSFANNINTHEGGTHLAGFKAALTRTMNTYAAGNNLTKNAKVAISGDDLREGMTCVISVKIPQPQFEGQTKTKLGNSEVKGYVESLLNEKLAVYLEENPQVAKRILEKSIEAARAREAARKARDLTRRKGALDLGGLPGKLADCQEKDPALCELYLVEGDSAGGSAKQGRDRRFQAILPLKGKILNVEKARFDKMLSSQEIRTLITAMGTGIGKDDFDIAKLRYGRIIVMTDADVDGSHILTLLLTFFYRNMQELIERGHLYIAQPPLYKVKRGKKELYLRNEAALQTFLLEEGAEELILSMEKGDRSYIGKQIIPVIRQLIEWRALFEKVVKKGIPADLLDLLIRAGVRPGIEEVAGLESYLNTMQGLIDDCDYQYQAEDERVTFRIGNMRSVIDNQTLGVLASHEYELLVESNRKVAELMAGGLARLEENGKGLLETSRHEELLSYFLDYAKKGLAIQRYKGLGEMNPDQLWETTMNPENRTLLQVKIEDVVEADQIFTVLMGDQVEPRREFIELNALNVVNLDV; via the coding sequence ATGAGCGAGTTTGAACAGAACGGAACAGCAGCATCAAACGAGTACGGCGCTGGCAGCATCAAGGTCCTTGAAGGGCTTTCAGCAGTCCGTAAACGCCCGGCCATGTATATCGGCTCTACTGCCAGTGCAGGTCTGCACCACCTGGTGTATGAAATCGTTGATAACTCGATCGACGAGGCACTGGCCGGTCACTGCAACGATGTCTCGGTAACCATCAACACGGATGGGTCAATCACCGTGGTGGACAACGGGCGCGGTATTCCCACTGACATGCACCCCACAGAAGGCCGCTCTGCTGCAGAGGTGGTCCTGACGGTCCTGCATGCCGGCGGCAAGTTTGACAACGACTCCTACAAGGTCTCAGGCGGTCTGCACGGGGTTGGTGTCTCGGTGGTCAACGCACTTTCCAAGTGGCTTGACCTTGAGATCAGGCGGGATGGCAAGATCTGGCGCCAGACCTATCACCGTGGTGAACCGCAATCACCGCTGGAGGTAACCGGTACGACCCGTCGCCGTGGCACCAAGATCACCTTTATGCCGGATGAGGAGATCTTTGAAACCACGGAATACTCCTTTGATGTGCTCTCCCAGCGTCTGAGGGAACTGGCGTTCCTGAATGCCGGGGTGCGGATCAAGATCAATGATGAGCGTGCTGACGGAAAATCCCACGACTTTTTCTACGAAGGCGGGATCAATTCCTTTGTGGAATACCTGAACCGGGCCAAGACGCCGCTGCACCAGAAACCGATCTACTTCAAAGGGGAAAAAGGCGGTGTGGAGATGGAAGTCTCCATGCAGTACAACGATACCTATGATGAAAAGATCTTCAGCTTTGCCAATAACATCAACACCCATGAAGGCGGTACCCACCTGGCAGGTTTCAAGGCGGCCCTGACCCGCACCATGAACACCTATGCAGCCGGTAACAACCTGACCAAAAACGCCAAGGTGGCCATCTCAGGCGATGACCTGCGGGAAGGGATGACCTGCGTCATCTCGGTCAAGATCCCCCAGCCGCAGTTTGAAGGTCAGACCAAGACCAAGCTGGGTAACTCGGAAGTTAAAGGCTATGTTGAATCGCTCCTAAATGAAAAACTGGCGGTCTATCTGGAGGAAAATCCCCAGGTGGCCAAGCGGATCCTGGAAAAGTCCATTGAAGCAGCCCGTGCCCGTGAAGCGGCCCGCAAGGCCCGTGACCTGACCCGCCGCAAAGGGGCCCTTGATCTGGGTGGCCTGCCCGGCAAGCTGGCTGACTGCCAGGAAAAGGACCCGGCCCTCTGTGAACTGTATCTGGTCGAGGGTGATTCTGCAGGCGGTTCTGCCAAACAGGGACGTGACCGCCGCTTTCAGGCGATCCTGCCGCTGAAGGGCAAGATTCTCAACGTTGAAAAGGCCCGTTTTGACAAGATGCTCTCCTCCCAGGAGATCCGTACCCTGATCACCGCCATGGGTACCGGTATCGGCAAGGATGATTTTGACATTGCCAAGCTGCGCTACGGCCGGATCATTGTCATGACTGACGCCGACGTGGACGGTTCCCACATTCTGACCCTGCTGCTGACCTTCTTCTACCGCAACATGCAGGAGCTGATCGAACGTGGCCACCTCTACATTGCCCAGCCGCCACTCTACAAGGTCAAGCGGGGTAAAAAGGAACTGTACCTGCGTAACGAGGCAGCCCTGCAGACCTTCCTGCTGGAGGAAGGGGCTGAGGAACTGATCCTGAGCATGGAAAAAGGGGATCGCTCCTACATCGGCAAGCAGATCATTCCGGTGATACGTCAACTGATCGAGTGGCGGGCCCTGTTTGAAAAGGTGGTTAAAAAAGGTATTCCGGCAGACCTGCTTGATCTGCTGATCAGGGCCGGGGTACGGCCGGGAATCGAGGAAGTGGCTGGACTGGAGTCCTACCTGAACACCATGCAGGGGTTGATAGACGATTGTGATTACCAGTACCAGGCAGAGGATGAGCGGGTCACCTTCAGGATCGGCAATATGCGTTCGGTGATTGATAATCAGACGCTCGGGGTTCTTGCCAGCCATGAATATGAACTGCTGGTTGAATCAAACCGTAAGGTGGCAGAGCTGATGGCAGGCGGATTGGCCCGTCTGGAAGAAAACGGCAAGGGACTGCTTGAGACCAGCCGTCATGAAGAACTGCTGAGCTACTTCCTTGATTATGCCAAAAAGGGTCTGGCGATCCAGCGTTACAAAGGTCTGGGTGAAATGAACCCGGATCAGTTGTGGGAAACCACCATGAACCCGGAAAACCGGACGCTGTTGCAGGTCAAGATTGAGGACGTGGTTGAGGCGGATCAGATCTTTACGGTCTTGATGGGCGATCAGGTTGAGCCACGCAGAGAATTTATTGAGCTGAACGCCTTGAATGTCGTTAACCTCGATGTTTAA